In Lates calcarifer isolate ASB-BC8 linkage group LG21, TLL_Latcal_v3, whole genome shotgun sequence, the sequence atcattaacaatgtctccatgatcgcgggcagtgccgtcaaatcggtgacccccgtctccgccgattctatcgcaaggtctctacgaagcatgggacaatgtctctgatcatggacaacgtctctctcgtctttgacaaggtctctgcgatcacggacaacgtgtgtgatcgtggacgatgtctccctcatcctcaacaatgtctctccgatcctggaccatgtctctgcgatcgtggacgatgtcatggacgtgaagtagtgacacctggagagacagagaaacattcaaaggaaaaatattcaacattacagctgaaccacaacatttaacaaacattagaggctgtttcagaaaatcaacagttgactatcatcacctcctgaacaaccaacaacaacaaatatttggaaaaaagtaaaatgatcattaattgtgtgtctatcaactaatcactgaagcagtcacGTATGTTACtatgaactgcacaacaataatgaaCACAGTTAAGTAAATTtgtgaatgcaggatttttgttcattatacttcagtaaaaagtctgagtatttcttccaccacagacagtcaTATACggaatcattatttcaaatttcaaccttcttcttattaaaacatatttaaaatgtctttgtgttgtgtttttttggctAAATGAacaacaaccaaatttacaaaggtcttaacagcagctcaTGTGAAATTctttaagtaaataagtgtagaactggtcgttataaactgtaaagatgtttttttaatccctctctgaccaacagttacaattaacacactaatgaacaactcactccaatattttatttgtagaattgatattgttttgtatggtgtagtctagtatgtctagcacatacacataattaagaatttctgataaTGTACAATTAAACAcaagttaagatatttttctaTCAAATACTTTTTTCTATCAAAAATCCTATcgatccttaacaataacaataacattcgatatttttatgccttactataccgtgacatttttgatgccttactatcACTTCtacattgcttttatattacagatcaCTTATACTGTTACCTCTAATCAGGGGATGACATTAAGCTATATCTGTGACTGGCACACACGACTAGATCTCTGGCCCTATCATTGTAGCCACTGGCCCAGGAGTATTACTTTTAATTCAGCAAATGAGAGTAAAAAAATTACACTCTTaatgaaggaaatgaaaagatgGTCGGAATCCTTTACCAGTGACACTGAAATAAGGTCACGTCCTTAAAAtagaaggctaatgctaacgctcgcctctaacgcaaatgctaacgctagccgctgATGTAAACGCTAACGGTAGCGGCTAACGCAACTGCTAACGCTAACCGCTAGCTACctcgctccttagccttaccttcgcgccgctggtgtgttcagcgtccagactcactcgtgttcgacaaaaaggCAGCTTCAAAGCTTGCTTTAGCATCTAGGCTTCTTCAGTAattaagttttctcacagtactgcCAAACCGAGTTAACCGTTCAAGCACTGATTTAAATCTGTCTCGCGAtttcgtttctccgcctctcttcgctcctcccagaagatcagagccaatgacaacacacgcaagccaacaacggcagaaaaaaaCGCCAATTGGCCAGCTAACTATTCCGGTGGACAAGGTGCAGCCTGTGAAGCTACGCAGATGGacacacagggagagggagagaactTGAATCTCTTTCGTCGGACATTCGTCAATGTAATTCTCATCCTGCTCCAAGTACCAGCAACAGGGTGGATTTTAACCAATCACCTCAGGACCAACACAATCTTACAGCCACAAATTCACTAAGCCACAAGTTCCTTTTCATTAGCAACATCTCTCAGAGTGCTTTGTAGTCTTCAGTTTGGGTGTTTTCTTCAAAAATTCACAGAATCTCATGAGAACTCTCATCCTGCCAGTAACAGCAAAGGGGTGGACTCGAACCTTTCATCCTGGACAGTAACAAAACTTGTCCTTAAGACATCTACATTCAGAAGAGAGGTCATGGGTTTCAAATTGCAGATTCCAAATGATTTAATTGATTTGCTTTGTATGAGTCATCAGAGGTACTGAGATGTTATATTGGTGATTGCCTTCATAGTGTCCCACAGTCTTTTGGGGTTCATTACAGATATGTTTTGTTCAGGGATCTCCTGATGTCTCCTCTCTTGTTGGTTTTGGTATTTGCATGGGATTTGTTAATAATTTTTATTGATAATAAGAAACTGCTTTACAGTTATATGCCTTTGCCAATCAGTCCAGGTGCAGTTACTTAGTTGACTTAAATGAATTCTCAAAATTATGTGCTGTCACAGTGATTGTCAGATTGAGAATGTGACGGACGGATAGACAGACAATTGGTaaacataatgcctctggcCAGAGCTGTTGCCAGCATGGAGGCATAAGAAAAATGCTACATGTACATAAAATTAGCCATTCATGACGTGTGTGTATTGTGATGCTGCAACTTCAAAAATCTTGCTAGAAtatttgaaagtttttattGGCACCTTAGTTAACAGAGATAAGCATTTCCGCATTCATCAATAAGTTTCATTTAAggagaatgaaaaaaagtccTGAATTTTGAAGTTTCctgaattaatttaaatgaatgtgaatCCTACCCTGGTTTGAGTTAACATtggctatataaataaaagcatAGGCAGTATGTTTCATAGTGACACTAGATGATTCATAAGCACATTAAAGCACGAAGCACATttctgacattaaaatatttcaagtaTCTCTaggagaccaaaaaaaaaattcacagaaCAGGCCATCTCGACTCTTCCCTTTCTTTATTCCATCTGACTTTCAAtatgaaaaacagtaaattataatttactctgtttttaaaacaatcTCAATTCATCGTGAGGTCTACACTTAAATGTCATCGTGGCTTTCGATATTTCTATTCAAGACTTTAGGCAGCAAAGCTCATACATGTATCAAAGCACAAATagatgaaacagacaaaacagaggtGACACTACTCCCACACAGACCAGTAAAATAATCCTTGTTTCCTGATCTAACATGAACAGAAAAGTGTGGGACCTTTCTCAGACCAGAAAAGAAGTTGCTCCAGTCAAAACATCAAAGCAGAGCCACCTGATCACTTCTAAACCTGGATTTGAACTCTTCGCTTACATGAAATGGACGGTTTGTGTGAGGGTAGTGCGCTTTTCTTCCTATTGGCTCAGAAACAATCACTTATGAGATATCAGACCAGACCAATATTAGCAATAATACCTTTGctatacacaaacatacatacttaaatattcctaaaaaaaaaacataattaacaaATAATTACACAGTATAGAAAAACAACTTAAAGCCACTTGCTCTTGCtacaaattgaaattttgaaaacattacataaaaaagacaaaaaaggcaaaactaATGAAATAGGGCTGTGCTGTGAGAGAAAAGGCATTAAAGCCTCACATGTTCTCTTAATAGTCTTGTAGCATGTGTTGTTTTGCTCCATGCATACACAGACTGAGTCTTGTGAAAGTATAGTTCTGTCTTTTTGTGATGGGATATCCAGATAACTTGTGTGTTTCATCCAAGTCCAGCTtcaatgatgtgtgtgttgagtgtttatttatttacttttttaaaggGTGAGATGGCATTCGGACAGCCAAGTTCATCTTCTACATAAGTGAGCGTGCATTCTGGGCTTTATCTGATGAGGTGGTATGTGAGCCAGTACATGAAGATGGGTTGTGCTGCTGCTATAGACATGGTGAGGTACATCCTCAGCTGATTTCTGGCCCCTCTCACCAGCCTCCCCTCTGCCGCTGCCTCGGATAACAGCTTCAGACGCAAAGTGCGgatctgaggggaaaaaatatcCTTAGTCAATGTGTCAACCAGGCAACAAACAatatgcaaagaaaaagaagcaactGAAGCCATGAAAAAAGAGGTCTAAAAATGAGGACAAAACGGAGAAACTCAACAAGGTTAAGAGGAGTTCATGTGGCAGTCTGAGAGAAACCATCttttgtgtgtattcatgtcTTTTATGCACCTGACATCAGTTACCTCTCATGTTACCTGTATGCAGGTACAgggaaagttatttttttaaaaaggacatGCTGTAAGCCAAAAAGACTGAAGGAAAAATGTTCAGTATCTCAAGAAGGGAACATTCTTTCCAGGAAATTTAACCATTTGCAGTGCCAAGGCAGTTAATATTCTGAGGCAAACAGCAGATATCTGAAGCCACGGTGGCCTCTGTGGATGTAACTTACTGGTTTAGACCAAGTTAGTGTTGCCTTTCATGGGATTTCATATGATACATTAGCTAAAAGTATCAAAGGTCTACATGTGTgtggcacaaaaaaaaatctaaaatggaGTACAAGAGTACCATATACACTTACATCAAAAggttaaataatgtttttctgcaAGTTGTAGCATTTTCTAAGGGTGAAAATGGGCAGATGTCAGCTGTCACAACCAACAGTCACAACAGTCTATGTTATACCCATGTGATTTCTAAATTTAGTTGACCAAGCATCCTCAATTATTTGTAAACAGGAAATCAGTAAATTAAGATCAACAGTTAAAAGCTCTCTTACTCACCATAAAGACAAAGATGGCAACACAGCACCACAGTAGAGAGAGATAATATGCTGGCTTCCCAAACAAGAGGCCTGCTACTACACCTACGATCATcctaaagaaacagaaagagacacagtcAGGTTATGTATGACATCCACAGAGCAAGAGTGTTTTTAAACTAAGAAtaagaggaaggagagcagctgcagagagtgTGTTGGtgataaaaattaaaacattaacatgtaaaGATGATGTCCATACCCAACGTATTTGTAGCCAGAAAAGGCCAGCAAGTCTATGGTTGTGAGGTCAGTGTTAACAGTCACAAGGTAGAGTGACAGCAGGACTGCCAAGACCTCCATGATCAACCACACCAACGCTGAGCTGGCCTGAACTCCCAGCAGCTCTGGGGAAAACCTGAGGGGTGCACAAATTAGTACAGTGTGATAAATATACAGTGAACTCTGTAGTAGCCTCTAATAGCAATGTGTCTGTCATCAACGTGAAGTGGAAATCTGCGACCTAGCTGTTACTAATCAGTGCACAGATTAAGAATCAAATGATTATAAAGTGTCTTTCCCAAAGCTGTATCACTTTGATAAAAACGTGTACCTGTTCTGCGTGCCGAGGGCCAGTCCAGCCACCAGGACGTACGTTATGAAGCCCATGGCAGGGATGTAAAGATCGGGAGCGTTCACATCAAAGCGTGGAGCCACAGGAGTGTCCTGCTGATAGCTCACCTCCCAGTTCTACAAACACATATGATAACACACTTAAAACCTGCTCTCAAAAGATCCACTGAAATATATTCAAGTGTGAAAAACATAGTATATGGTGTCTGGTCTGGTTTACTTTTTCAAGAAATCTGAACTACAAGAGCTTCAAGCAGAACTGGAGGCACATATTCTCACATCTATACAATCAACTCTACTTCTTCAAAGTGGCAGGCCTAATAGAATAATTGTGTAAACATGACTTGCCTCATGCATGTAAGGGAAAACTAGAAGGCCCAGCTTCTTTCCCACATACACTGTGTCCACAGCAAAGTAGTATTTCAGCTTAGAAATTGGGATGAACCTGTCCAACTGAAACAAGCAAGCACACAGCCATACTATACATGTGTTAttctttaaatgtgaatatgaaaGCATTCAATATGGGCAATATTTAATGTGGAGAGGAAATATTTGTGAGTCAGTCCTACATTCTTGTCCACCATTTCCCTCCCCTGGGAAGCCAACGAGCTGCCGTACGCCATGGCCAGGTTAGACATGGGGTCTGACAGGAGGGACTGGCCAGGAAATCCTGCTGCTTGAGGCCCGGCCTGCTGGTTCCTGCCAACATGACAAGAAAATGCATCAGCTGAAAgaactgaaagagagaaatgaaactaATATACAAACATACAGTGAAACGTATTGTGAGGATATGACACAAAAGACTGTGGAAGCTGAAGAATTAGAATATAAGactatattattatattaacacATAAAGCGCAATAAGACAATACATATTCACAGTGAGTCCTTCATGAAATGCAAACTTTCTACAACTCCAGACTCAATAGTGAGTGTGGAATTGTGCTTTACATTGAGCTGCTGTTGTAAAATGCCATTTTTGCATATAATTCTTGACTGAGCAGTTTAATATCTCCCACCTGTAACCTGTCTGAGATCCAGACCCAGCTCTACTTGTATCCTCAAACAGCTGGCTGCCATCTGAACCATCCATGGAGCTATTCCTCAGACGCATTATTAGCCTCTGGATAACAGATATATATAATAAGAGAATAattacagaaacagacaaaggagTAGATCTGAACCTCTCAAatcactttttacatttttattagtaAATTAGTAAAGCAAGCAAATGCAGCCACATTTACAGGAAAATCAAAGAAATCAGCATGCATACCTCACCCTTTTCAATTGTTTGAGTGAAATTCAGTTTAATGGACTTTTTAGACCAGTCAGCCACAAACACCAGCTACTACGTGAACATAATGACATATATTATACTGATAGATTAGTCAGATTTTTTTGCATACCACTTTGGAATATCATGTCAGTGACTACCACACACCAAAACAGTGCCAGCATCATTTGGGACACCTAACCTGGTTACACTACGATGTAAGTGTGGTGTAAAGCGACTTAAGCATCATGCCATCTCAAAATGCACATCTAGTTAAGCATAGTTTGCTCACAAGGGACAAAATCTGTGTGCAACCACCCAAATGCTCTGTGCAGGAGAAAGAGCTCTTCAATTCCATTCCCTGAGGGAGTAAATCATCTTATCACACACTCATCACAAGAGCAGATTACATCATCCTCATGAGCTACAGAGATTTTTTGTTTGGACCTGATTTCCCTGTCATCCCTTACAAGTTATACAAACACAGGGTATGATAGATactacatgaaaaaaacaaatccacacacagacacacctttTACAACTTATTTAAAACCCGATATGAAATCTGTCAGCGTGAGACTCACCAGTCGGCCTGATTGTGGAAAAGCTATATTTTAAGCCATAAATAAGATTATTTAGGTGTGGCGCTTGACTCCTCTGACGAAGAggcttgtttacattttgatgaTGCAGAGATTCTTGTTTTAGGGACCTGAGGTTACGTTAAATCACATGTATTTTGAGGGTATAGCCTTATTACTAACCCTAAAACTCATCTTACACTCCTGTTCACCAGCCTGTCCCGGCTCCGAGTCAAAAAAATAACACACGTCTTGGGGACAGGCGTACACTAATGAATATAAGCACGGAAATGTAGcttaataaaacaacacagtttGGCATAAACCTTCTTAAAATATCTCCCATAGTCGCCACACATGAGCCCAAACACAGGAGGACAGAGTGTACAGATGCCGGTAAGTACGGGGGACTACCGTTATCCAGGCTAGCCCTTGTAACGTTAGGTTAATTAGCCCgttagttagcttagctcatGCTTATTAATAAACTGTAGGCAAGCTATCAGCTGCTAATTCCGATTTATTTGGCTATTTCTGATTTCCACGTTGGTGGACTTGAATGGACATTCTGGTGTGTGATTTTACAGGTGATATAACATTAGTAACACCCATCGGCTGAGAGCAGCCGAGCTAACATCATGTTTCAATCCCGTTTACGTTGTACGACAGAAAGCTACTAGGCACAAACTGTGCGGCAAGCAGCCGGGGACAGTAAAGACTGATTCGATACATAAAGTCACGTACGTAACTTACGCTGTCTGGACCCACTTTGAGTTGCAGTATAATCCATTAGGACAAACTTGGCGATAGCGCTGGCTGACAAATAACAAACACCACCGAAAGCAGTTGGTACTAGTTAGCAAGCTTGGCAGGGAAGTTGGAGTCATTCATAAAATTTACACGGAAGTAAACGcgttcctcttcttcttctttcggATTTTACGGTAGTTTACATAATTGGCGGTGCTGCCCCCGTGTGGATATAGTCTTCCTCAATCATTGTCAAATAATTCAGTACCTGCCCTGCTCCCTACAATTATGTGACCACTTCTGgtctttcttctgtgttttttctacaCGATCTTCcttttatgactttttatgcTCTTTCCCGTTAGTTCCCCTGTTTCTTACCATGCCAGCTTTATTGTGGAGTGAGTGTAGAtgtcttttgttgtgttatcCCAGTACTGTTGCCACTCTGATTTTGAAAGTGTAAATTGTATAAAATTCTTTTTTGATCACTTCTTTTGCCAACCTGTCTGCTATTTTGTTTCCAGGGATACCTGAATGCACTTTATGACCCAcataaatgtgatatttattttgaattggTTAGCAAGAGCTTTTGTATTTGGTTGATCTCAcctcttcctcccactgtatAACACCATCAGCAATAGTTCAGCAGTTTACACATTCAAATTACCTGGATGTTCTTTTGTTAATTTATAATATACTTGCAGTCCCTGTAACTATAGTTCTCACTGCATAATCAGTGGTTTTATTAATGTGCTTAGTCCTAAGTTCCAGGTATACACATGAATGTTTTCATACCCAGACAGGTCTAACAGTCCATACCGACAAAATTCTTTATCATGCTCTTGCATATATCTTGCCATATGATCTCCAGTTACccaaacttgttttgttttctttctcccagCATGTCTGCAACACCCTTTCTGTTAAATGACTAACTCCATGCTTCCTCATATTTATCAAATACTTGGCCAGCAGTTGTGTTCAATAAAAACAGTGGCATTTCTTCTGGCTGTGTGTCAGGTTAAACAAAACCCTTCTTACCATGTTTGTCCTTGTTTCCAACAGCAGGTTGTATAAAGAATTTTAACACTCTACTTTTCACATCCCATCAACACATGCTCAACATTTACTTTACTACTACAAATCTCACATTTATCAGATACTTTTGCTTTGATTATggtagaaagtaactaagtaaaTTAAGTATAGTGTTTAGGTAGCCTGCTTGtactttacttaagtattttacactctgtgtctgttgatacttttactccactatatttcagagggaaataatgtactttttactccactacattatAACAGAACAAGCAGGTCAAATTAGATTCTGCTCTATTACAATACTACAATACCACAGAGTACATTTAGTTAGCAATGGATATGCACTTTTCCTGAAATATAATGTTGAAAACAGAATCCactattttttgtattttcatgatATATATTGCATCATGTCCTGTATGTCCTACTCTTGAtattgaaaacaacaataatcatGGGGGAATGAATGTGGTGATTTCCACATGCAAAGGCGTGGAAAGGTAGCTGTCTTTGACATAGGAGTGGCCACATTCCTGTATTCAGCAGTTCCAGTtaatctgtgtgtctgcactgaTGGGAAGTTGTTCCGGTGAGTGATGTTAATCAAGTGCAATCTTATCCATGTTAACCTACTTTGTTTAAAAAGTTATCATGCTAACGTTTGCTAAGTAGCACTGAAtacaaagcacagctgaggctcatgggaatgttattatttttgcaaTTAAGTATTAGTTGTAAGGTGAAATTTTAACCCAATGATGGCACAAGATGTAAAGGTAAagagatcaccaaagttatcACAGTTTAACCTTTGGCGGCCTTGATtgtgtgtaccaaatttcattaCAGTTCTCTTGCTATACTTGAAGTCACCTGCTTAAACTTGCAGAGTGACCAAAATATGGGTATCACATAATTCTTGAGAGAGGAGTTACAAAAAACAAGGAAGCTGATGAGAAGAAAGTCAGCTTTTTCTGACTCTGATCTCTTGAGATTAAATggccactgaaactgaaattctCTCTGAACTGAAACTGGATTCCATCAGCTAATgaggaaaacatgtttctgaTCTGAAAGCTGCATCTGGGAGGAGGAGTAACAGGAAACGAAGATAAGACTCTAGAGGAATGCTGCAGTTTTTGCCAGTGCTGACCACGGTAATTTCACCCTGTAATGTAGTCATCCAAAATAGTTAGGCACAAAAATAGGAACAAGTAGGTGAATGAATCAGTGCTGCCATATTTAGCCATGTGgcatggctctagggatggtAATGTTGGGCTTTCCTGTGGTCAGCCCACCAcattggtccagactgaaacatctcaacaaagattggatgaattgccatgacATATGATTCAGACATTCTCTCAGAGGATGAACTTTTCCCCTGACTTTTTACTACCATGAGGTTCATATGGTTCTCAAGGAAATATCATACCATCGGAAAGATTGCCATTAAATTTAGCATGTACATTTATATTCACCTCAGAAAAAATTGtaatcactttatttttttatcatcatcagctcaaaatttaaatttgtctaatgctttggtttatgaccaaatacctgcaaaacggTGCTCGGTGATCTCCTTAGCTAAGCATAACATGCTCACAGATAAAACTAatagtgaacatggtaaacattataactgcttaacatcagcatgttaacatgctcacatggacaatgttaacatgctgacattacCATTTAGCCCTACTATGCTTAAgtacaacctcacagagctgtctgtctttcaaaaacactggaaGCTTAGTAAGCAAGACATGGGAACATGCTGAAGTGcactacattacattacaaaattaaattaaGCTTGAAGCATACTTTGAATCTATGCATCGCTGTCCCTACAGAGGGAACAGGTTCATGTTCATCTACAAACTAACTGGTTTCCAGCGCACTGTGACCTTTGAAGTCACAGATGTTATCACTGTACTTGTGTGTAAATGGCAACCTGAATATGtctacatttaaacaacagCTGGCATTACTATCCTTTCCTAACCCTTGAGATAGTGACCTTTGTAGAACTATTTGGACAATGACTGAACCGAGCAgctcttctctgtgtgtctgtccccTCTAAATGTGAGTGCTTTGTCTGATAAGTTGGTGGATGGATGATGGACCTCACAACACAAGATGTCACAATATATGACAATAATCTTATAGATTTGTGGCCTCACCATTAAAGAGATTTCTTTGTCTCCCTatgtaaactttatttaaaatattttaacatctgttttctctgaaacaCTGAGAGCTTCCAGAAACATTGCCACGTCAATCCCTctccacagagaaatgaaaatggtTTTGTTATTCCAGTATCACTAAATTATTTCCTggtgacacagacacaatacACTCTACTTATATGTTCTGTTTCTCTAACCtgataaaaaacagatttaccGTATGGAAGCCACGTTTATGGAATGTGATTGAACTTGTGCTGACTGACAAAAGGTTGATGGAAAGCTGCCAACTAAACAGTGGCAAtgtagtttcagttttcagttctCTTGTGTCTGCCAACGAAGTCTCTGTTATAAATAAGACAGAGCTtttcagacatttgtgtgaactCCAGATCTGTAAAACTATAGCCAGCAAATTGGAGAAGAGAAGGCAGATGAAGGCAGCCGCAAGGAGCATAAACACAAGtaatcagtcttttttttttttttttttgcctattttagtatttgtttttttctctgttgttttttctatttcatcCTTTGAATACCTGATGTGGTCATTATCCATAATCCTTCAGATAGATAGGTCAATAGATATATATTTTCTAGTGTGTAACTGCTACTTTAGTCCgtttatgttgtttgttgtgtgtttaatgttgtagAAATAATGTTATGCTGCCTTCTCAGCCAGCTGCCTGCTCTATTTAAAAATAGGTTCTGACTATCAGACTTTTACTTAGTTGAATAAAGGAAAAGAATGAAAGTTAAGATAAGGCCACACCTTATCTGTAGACTGACACTATTATATGCTGTATAACTGTCTGCTTTTAATTTATGATTGTTCCAATACAATTTAATCCAGGAAAGAGAGGTCAACACAATGCAAAACCATAAAacataagcaaaaaaaaaaaaaaaaaaaaactaaatgaagaaaattaaacatcttCATCTGCTTTGACAACACTTACATCATACTTAGAAAAATAGCTGAAGATTAATAAAAACAAGCTAATTAAGATAAACATATTTGCCACATAACTGATAGATCTATCTTGAgtacacaacaataaaatatgatgtaaaaaaacacaaattgtgTGTTCAACTTTAGATTTGTTTGTATGTAGgcatatttttttaactttggaAAGAGtgaggctagctgtttccctctgcttcgagtctttatgctaagctaagctaatttcCACCAGAACTAGCTCCATATTTTATGGGGAACTTCTTCTCTAACAGTGTTATTGGAGTGCAACATTAGAGTGGTATAAATCTTCTCATTTGCTCtcagaaagaaataaatgaattttccaaaatgttgaccTATTCGATGACATGGCCACTGTACCTGACATAGAACTGAAAATTCAAACAATATATATGAAAGTTAGTaatgttgttgtgttattgtcATTAAAACATGATACAGATACTTACTGTAAGGcgaaatgtacagtacatgaatgCATGGGTGTCACTGATTGCATATTCACAGTCGTCTGATACTGACAGTATAAGTATATTAAGTTGACACAGTGACTAACATTAGCAGCATATTGAATTACATAATGCAACCACCCAATCACTAAAGTTCTTTCTCACATTGTTTAGTAGATTTGGACCCACGTGAAGAACTTCGCATGGTGCTGATtggaaagacaggaaatgggaAGAGCGCATCGGGAAACACAATATTAA encodes:
- the LOC108888413 gene encoding protein YIF1B produces the protein MRLRNSSMDGSDGSQLFEDTSRAGSGSQTGYRNQQAGPQAAGFPGQSLLSDPMSNLAMAYGSSLASQGREMVDKNLDRFIPISKLKYYFAVDTVYVGKKLGLLVFPYMHENWEVSYQQDTPVAPRFDVNAPDLYIPAMGFITYVLVAGLALGTQNRFSPELLGVQASSALVWLIMEVLAVLLSLYLVTVNTDLTTIDLLAFSGYKYVGMIVGVVAGLLFGKPAYYLSLLWCCVAIFVFMIRTLRLKLLSEAAAEGRLVRGARNQLRMYLTMSIAAAQPIFMYWLTYHLIR